The window ATTTTCTTAATTGTTCTTCCTATCGAAAACGGCGCCGGAAAAATCCGGCGCCGTTTTCATTGCTCGCGGTCCCAAATGCGTTCCACTTGCTCGCAGATGCCGCTGGCTGGATCGATCGTAAAGACCGCACCGCCCAGTGCGCACTCCCCTTCTGCAGTTTGAAAATACTCGGTCAAATCGCCGCGGAACATGGCAATCGACTGCTCGGGCTTGACGCCCAAAACCGACCAGATCGGGCCAGTCATCCCGATGTCGGTGATATATCCGCTCCCCTTGGGGTTGATGCGTTCATCCGCCGTCTGAACATGCGTATGCGTACCATAGACCGCGGCGCAGCGGCCATCCAGATAAAACCCCATGGCAATCTTTTCGCTGGTGGCCCCAGCGTGGATTTCACAGATGGCGACATCGTATTGCCCCTGATTCTGCTTGAGGATACGGTCGACAGCCAGAAACGGATTGTCCGGCCCAAAGGCCATCTCACACCGGCCGATCAGGTTCATCACCAACACCCGCCATCCGGCAGCGTCATAAACCCCCCAGCCTTCGCCGGGAAGCTGCGGCGCCAGATTGGCCGGGCGCAGAATATAGCAGTTTTCCTCCAAATACGGGACGATCTGCCGCTTGTTCCACACATGGTTGCCCAGCGTAATGACATCGGCACCCGCATCAAAAATATCGTCTGCCTGGGCGGGAGTGATACCAACGCCCGAGGCGTTTTCCCCATTGACGATCACCAAATCGGCCCCATACTGCCGCTTGAGTGTCCGCAGCCGGCGCTGCAAATATTGCAGACCCGGTTTGCCGACCACATCGCCGACTACAAAAATTTTCATCTCCATTCCTCCAAAAAGGCGGACAAGATTGGATCTTGTCCGCCTCGTTTGCGCTTTTCCTCTTAATCGAACAGCGTGGAAACCGAAGTTTCCTCGTAGATGCGTGCAATTGCCTCAGTGAATACCGGTGCAACATTGAGGATATTGATCTTGTCGATCTGCTTGTCCTGCGGCAGCGCAATGGTGTCCAGAAGGGTCAGCTCCTTGATCGGGCTGTTCTGGATGCGCTCGATGGCCGGGCCAGACAGTACGCCGTGCGTTGCACAGGCGTAGATCTCGGTCGCGCCACCCTTTTCGACCAGCGCATTGGCTGCATGCACCAGAGTACCTGCGGTATCGATCAGGTCGTCGATGAGCAGGACGCGCTTGCCCTTGACGTCACCGATGATGTTCATAACCTCGGAAACATTGGCCTTCGGACGACGCTTGTCGATGATGGCCAGCGGCAGGTCAAGCTTTTCGGTGAACTTACGCGCACGATTGACCGAACCTAAGTCAGGGGATACGACGACCACATCGTCACGCGCCACGCCGAATTTGCCCGCCATATGCGGGATGAGCACCGACGAACCCAGCATGTTATCCACCGGGATGTCAAAGAAGCCCTGAATCTGCGTTGCATGCAGATCCATGGTCAGAACACGGTCTGCGCCTGCGGTTGTAAGCAGGTTCGCGACCAGCTTGGCCGAGATCGGATCACGGGCCTTGCTCTTACGGTCCTGACGGGCATAGCCGAAGTACGGAACCACTGCCGTGATGCGGCCAGCCGAAGCACGGCGGCAGGC of the Intestinibacillus sp. Marseille-P6563 genome contains:
- a CDS encoding ribose-phosphate pyrophosphokinase, which codes for MISHGKNIKIIAGSSHPALAMQIASALGLSLCKATIGTFSDGEISISISETVRGSDVFLVQSTCEPVNDNLMELLIMIDACRRASAGRITAVVPYFGYARQDRKSKARDPISAKLVANLLTTAGADRVLTMDLHATQIQGFFDIPVDNMLGSSVLIPHMAGKFGVARDDVVVVSPDLGSVNRARKFTEKLDLPLAIIDKRRPKANVSEVMNIIGDVKGKRVLLIDDLIDTAGTLVHAANALVEKGGATEIYACATHGVLSGPAIERIQNSPIKELTLLDTIALPQDKQIDKINILNVAPVFTEAIARIYEETSVSTLFD
- a CDS encoding TIGR00282 family metallophosphoesterase; protein product: MKIFVVGDVVGKPGLQYLQRRLRTLKRQYGADLVIVNGENASGVGITPAQADDIFDAGADVITLGNHVWNKRQIVPYLEENCYILRPANLAPQLPGEGWGVYDAAGWRVLVMNLIGRCEMAFGPDNPFLAVDRILKQNQGQYDVAICEIHAGATSEKIAMGFYLDGRCAAVYGTHTHVQTADERINPKGSGYITDIGMTGPIWSVLGVKPEQSIAMFRGDLTEYFQTAEGECALGGAVFTIDPASGICEQVERIWDREQ